One genomic segment of Natronospira proteinivora includes these proteins:
- a CDS encoding GspE/PulE family protein, with protein MNRKQKIRIGDLLVQHKAISESQLEQALAEQKSSGRKLGKVLIDLGYTTEDEILELLSKQLDIPHIDIRHFRFDPETARRLPETHARRYRALPLSQNEDGSLLVGMADPTDIFAFDEVSRLLSASVKIGIVRETDLLRTIDLVYRRTEEISNLAEELGEELSDGDYDLDQLMSEEEVSDAPVIRLLQSMFEDAVQVNASDIHIEPDEQVLRIRQRVDGILQEQVIEGKRIASALVTRLKLMSQLNISEKRLPQDGRFSINVKGRTLDVRLSTMPISHGESVVMRLLDQSAGTMSLEQLGIPSDMLPRFKRMISKPQGMVLVTGPTGSGKTTTLYAAVNYVNRPDNKIITVEDPVEYRLPRVNQVQVHPRIGLDFARVLRTALRQDPDIILVGEMRDHETVDIGLRAAMTGHMVFSTLHTNNAVATINRLLDMGAAGYMLAASLDAVIAQRLVRRVCDSCGRDKDPEPQQLAWLRAKVGPEQAETMRFKEGRGCPYCGNTGYRGRVGVYELLEMDEGLTDALRREDLDEFSEQAHRRSRYRPLVLCALDYAEQGVTSLSEVIRLAGGMENLDYTPDLRLDVHAEDAEAHEDQPVDPETGLSLSPEGESPENNPQGRG; from the coding sequence ATGAACCGCAAGCAGAAGATCCGGATTGGCGACCTGCTGGTCCAGCACAAGGCGATTTCCGAAAGCCAGCTGGAGCAGGCCCTGGCCGAGCAGAAGAGCAGTGGCCGCAAGCTGGGCAAGGTGCTGATCGATCTGGGCTATACCACCGAGGATGAAATCCTGGAGCTGCTCTCCAAGCAGCTGGACATCCCTCACATTGATATCCGCCATTTCCGATTCGACCCGGAAACCGCCCGGCGGCTGCCGGAAACCCATGCCCGCCGTTATCGTGCCCTGCCCTTGAGTCAGAATGAAGACGGCAGCCTGCTGGTGGGCATGGCCGATCCCACCGATATCTTTGCTTTCGACGAAGTCTCCCGTCTGCTGAGTGCCTCGGTGAAGATCGGCATTGTCCGCGAGACGGATTTGCTACGCACCATCGATCTGGTCTATCGCCGTACCGAGGAGATCTCCAACCTGGCCGAGGAGCTGGGCGAAGAGCTGTCCGACGGCGACTATGATCTTGATCAGCTGATGTCGGAGGAAGAGGTTAGCGATGCCCCGGTGATCCGCCTGCTGCAGTCCATGTTCGAGGACGCGGTGCAGGTGAATGCCTCCGACATTCATATCGAACCCGACGAGCAGGTGCTGCGCATCCGCCAGCGGGTGGATGGGATCTTGCAGGAGCAGGTGATCGAGGGTAAGCGTATTGCCTCGGCCCTGGTGACCCGGCTCAAGCTCATGTCCCAGCTCAATATCTCGGAGAAGCGCCTGCCCCAGGACGGTCGTTTCTCTATCAACGTCAAGGGCCGAACCCTGGATGTGCGCCTTTCCACCATGCCCATCAGTCATGGTGAATCAGTGGTGATGCGGCTGCTGGATCAATCCGCCGGCACTATGTCCCTGGAGCAGCTCGGGATTCCCAGCGACATGCTCCCCCGTTTCAAGCGTATGATCAGCAAGCCTCAGGGCATGGTCCTGGTCACCGGCCCCACCGGCAGCGGCAAGACCACGACCCTGTATGCCGCCGTCAATTATGTGAACCGGCCCGACAACAAGATCATCACGGTGGAAGATCCGGTGGAGTACCGCCTGCCCCGGGTCAATCAGGTCCAGGTCCATCCCCGCATCGGCCTGGATTTCGCTCGGGTGCTGAGAACCGCCTTGCGCCAGGATCCGGACATCATTCTGGTGGGGGAAATGCGGGATCACGAAACCGTGGATATCGGCCTGCGGGCCGCCATGACCGGTCACATGGTCTTCTCCACCCTGCATACCAATAACGCTGTGGCCACCATCAACCGCCTGCTGGACATGGGCGCGGCCGGTTACATGCTGGCTGCCTCCCTGGATGCGGTGATTGCCCAGCGCCTGGTCCGCCGCGTCTGCGACAGCTGTGGCCGTGACAAGGATCCCGAGCCCCAGCAGCTGGCCTGGTTGCGGGCCAAGGTGGGGCCGGAACAGGCAGAAACGATGCGTTTCAAGGAAGGCCGGGGCTGTCCCTATTGCGGCAATACCGGTTATCGCGGCCGTGTGGGTGTCTATGAACTGCTGGAAATGGATGAAGGTCTGACCGACGCCCTGCGGCGGGAAGACCTGGATGAATTTTCCGAACAGGCCCATCGCCGCAGTCGTTACCGCCCCCTGGTCCTGTGTGCCCTGGATTATGCCGAGCAGGGGGTGACCTCATTGTCCGAGGTAATTCGCCTGGCCGGCGGTATGGAAAACCTGGATTACACCCCGGACTTGCGCCTGGATGTGCATGCTGAAGACGCGGAGGCGCATGAAGACCAGCCCGTGGATCCGGAGACCGGCCTCAGTCTGAGCCCGGAAGGCGAATCCCCCGAAAATAACCCTCAGGGGAGGGGCTGA
- a CDS encoding tetratricopeptide repeat protein, giving the protein MSLINQMLRDLDSRRDDERGNGTVRAVTAERRRNTGWAIALGALGVVALATWLLWPATVPTGTDAGETRQAEAPDPVSPVRARLREMSVVQTREGSRLRLDFEGESGYRRRPASDHELALALEAELPEAVMALTPPGIESIEVDWDEDPPRLRLALDPVWQAGPLYRESTPDGGDRLMLVLHPAALPRVEAVSEAEPPAEPDPAAPTSAVREETAPASEDEANGGESTREPQVADEAASSENEVVETIAESPQADGDTSPEASQAMLRERRVPDAGEQAEQAVADAERAWDDGQTGEAETLLRHALALQPAHVTARDILAELLVHSGRLNQADQLLAEAMTVADMAPADVGYLARQRARLWMEGEDSHRAIEALQAVYPTLDDADRSGALLAGLLYQAGRHEAAVRHYETLVRRNPSEGAWWMGLGLAREGLADRTGAIEAYENALAGDGLRPAVRDYLHDRITELESGR; this is encoded by the coding sequence TGGGCGCCCTTGGCGTGGTGGCTCTGGCCACCTGGCTGCTTTGGCCCGCCACCGTGCCGACCGGCACGGACGCCGGTGAAACCCGCCAGGCCGAGGCTCCGGATCCTGTCTCGCCGGTCCGTGCCCGTCTGCGGGAGATGAGTGTGGTCCAGACCCGTGAAGGCAGCCGCCTGCGCCTGGATTTTGAGGGTGAGAGCGGCTATCGCCGTCGTCCGGCCAGCGATCACGAATTGGCGCTGGCGCTGGAAGCCGAACTGCCGGAGGCGGTCATGGCCCTGACCCCGCCCGGGATTGAATCGATAGAAGTAGATTGGGACGAGGATCCGCCGCGGCTTCGCCTGGCATTGGACCCCGTCTGGCAGGCCGGACCCCTGTACCGGGAAAGCACTCCGGACGGGGGTGATCGCCTGATGCTGGTACTTCATCCTGCAGCGCTGCCCCGCGTTGAGGCCGTGTCGGAGGCCGAACCCCCGGCCGAGCCAGACCCAGCGGCGCCCACCTCAGCGGTGCGCGAGGAAACCGCCCCCGCCTCGGAGGACGAGGCCAACGGCGGGGAATCAACGCGCGAACCCCAAGTGGCGGATGAGGCGGCATCATCTGAGAATGAAGTGGTCGAAACCATTGCGGAATCGCCTCAGGCTGACGGCGACACATCGCCGGAGGCCTCGCAGGCCATGTTGCGCGAGCGCCGTGTGCCGGATGCCGGCGAGCAGGCGGAACAGGCCGTTGCCGACGCTGAGCGCGCCTGGGATGACGGTCAGACTGGCGAGGCAGAGACCCTGCTGCGCCACGCCCTGGCGCTTCAGCCGGCCCATGTCACGGCCCGGGATATTCTGGCGGAACTGCTGGTTCACAGTGGCCGCCTGAATCAGGCCGATCAATTGCTGGCCGAAGCCATGACCGTGGCCGACATGGCGCCTGCCGACGTTGGTTATCTGGCCCGCCAGCGGGCCCGGCTGTGGATGGAGGGGGAGGATTCGCACCGGGCCATCGAGGCCCTCCAGGCCGTGTATCCGACCCTGGACGATGCGGATCGCAGCGGGGCCCTTTTGGCCGGCTTGCTGTATCAGGCCGGTCGCCATGAAGCCGCCGTCCGGCATTACGAGACTCTGGTCCGCCGCAACCCCAGCGAGGGAGCATGGTGGATGGGCCTGGGGCTGGCCCGGGAAGGCCTGGCTGATCGCACTGGCGCCATCGAGGCCTACGAAAACGCCCTGGCCGGCGACGGGCTGCGCCCGGCGGTGCGAGACTATTTGCATGATCGAATCACGGAATTGGAGAGCGGACGATGA